The Devosia sp. A16 genome includes a window with the following:
- a CDS encoding DUF1059 domain-containing protein, whose translation MKSFECGTLVPGCTWHTQAEDTAEIVRRAADHLRNAHGEEVIRPNMVDEIKARVHEKGEAVH comes from the coding sequence ATGAAGTCGTTCGAATGTGGCACCCTGGTTCCGGGCTGCACCTGGCACACCCAGGCCGAGGACACTGCCGAAATCGTCCGCCGCGCCGCCGACCACCTGCGCAACGCGCATGGCGAGGAGGTGATCCGTCCCAACATGGTCGACGAGATCAAGGCCCGCGTGCACGAGAAGGGCGAAGCGGTGCACTGA